A single window of Maylandia zebra isolate NMK-2024a linkage group LG2, Mzebra_GT3a, whole genome shotgun sequence DNA harbors:
- the LOC101485605 gene encoding L-rhamnose-binding lectin CSL2, with the protein MLSSRLSSTLLLAATCVLMTSGFPRTGPLAHFPVSTERVITCDSFDSVQRLSCENGVIIVQSVLYGRTDAETCSEGRPAEQLKNTQCSQDGALKVVKSRCDGQKVCEINTVLFHTSDPCFGIYKYVDTTYACFPAIHSVTCGDSLANLQCDEGQVLLIHRADYGRHDATTCSFNRPASQLQNVQCSKQINKVAESCNGKSSCTVKVSGSVFGDPCYGTYKYLEVAYSCHFADES; encoded by the exons GCTTTCCTAGAACTGGTCCTTTAGCCCACTTCCCAGTGTCAACAGAGAGGGTGATCACCTGTGACAGCTTCGACAGTGTACAACGCCTGAGCTGTG AGAATGGGGTGATCATTGTGCAATCAGTTCTGTACGGAAGGACAGATGCAGAAACCTGCAGTGAGGGGAGACCTGCAGAACAGCTTAAAAATACACAATGTTCCCAGGATGGCGCCCTGAAGGTTGTCAAGAGCAG ATGTGATGGTCAGAAGGTATGTGAAATAAATACAGTCCTCTTCCATACTTCTGATCCATGCTTCGGCATTTACAAATACGTGGACACCACCTACGCCTGCTTCCCAGCCA TCCACAGTGTGACATGTGGGGATTCTCTGGCAAACCTTCAGTGCG ATGAAGGACAGGTTTTACTTATTCACAGAGCTGATTACGGACGTCATGATGCAACTACATGCTCTTTCAATCGTCCAGCCTCTCAGCTCCAAAATGTCCAATGCTCAAAGCAAATAAACAAAGTAGCCGAGAG CTGTAACGGGAAAAGCAGCTGTACTGTCAAAGTGAGCGGCTCTGTGTTTGGAGACCCATGTTATGGCACCTACAAGTACCTGGAGGTGGCTTACAGCTGTCACT ttgcagatgaaaGCTGA
- the LOC112436235 gene encoding arylsulfatase I-like yields MATTALTGFSMMSLLSLGYLTWDLMSPNQVENDPEKPFIGRFPVPQPPHIIFIMTDDQGFNDIGYHSSDIRTPVLDKLAADGVKLENYYIQPICTPSRSQFITGRYQIHTGLQHSIIRPRQPNCLPFDQVTLPQRLQELGYSTHMVGKWHLGFYKKECLPTRRGFDTYFGSLTGSVNYYTYDGCDGSGLCGFDLHEGESVAWGQSGKYSTHLYTRRVRKILATHDPQSQPLFIFLSFQAVHTPLQYPDEYIYPYLGLENVARRKYAAMVSAVDEAVRNITYALRKYGYYQNSVIIFSTDNGGQPLSGGSNWPLRGRKGTYWEGGIRGLGFVHSPLLRKKRRVSKSLVHITDWYPTLVGLAGGDESLTEGVDGYNVWEAISEGKESPRLEILHNIDPLYNHAHTGSLQKGYGIWNTAIQASIRAGDWKLLTGDPGYGDWIPPQILPGFPSSWWKQERHTRPRKTVWLFNISGDPYERYDLSEQRPDVVKQLLARLVYYNRTAVPVRYPSEDPRADPYLNGGAWVPWVGDEEEDNWGSFFQKKSMDWKKKLKLSKSRSFFGKLKTRIMSNIV; encoded by the exons ATGGCAACGACAGCTCTCACCGGTTTCTCCATGATGAGCCTGCTGAGCCTCGGGTACCTGACCTGGGATCTGATGAGCCCTAACCAGGTGGAAAACGATCCAGAAAAACCTTTTATTGGCAGATTTCCTGTCCCTCAACCCCCTCATATTATTTTCATTATGACAGATGACCAGGGGTTCAATGACATTGGCTATCATAGCTCAGACATCAGGACACCGGTGCTGGATAAACTGGCTGCGGATGGCGTGAAGCTGGAGAATTATTACATCCAGCCCATCTGCACCCCATCCAGAAGTCAATTCATCACTGGCAG GTACCAAATCCACACTGGTCTTCAGCACTCCATCATCCGACCTCGCCAGCCTAACTGCCTGCCTTTTGACCAGGTCACGCTCCCTCAGAGGCTACAGGAACTCGGCTACTCCACCCACATGGTAGGGAAGTGGCACTTGGGGTTCTATAAGAAGGAGTGCTTACCCACTCGCCGTGGCTTTGACACATACTTTGGATCCTTAACGGGGAGTGTTAACTACTACACCTATGATGGCTGTGATGGCTCTGGGCTGTGTGGCTTTGATCTCCATGAGGGGGAGTCAGTTGCCTGGGGTCAGAGTGGAAAATACTCCACGCATCTGTACACAAGGAGAGTACGCAAGATCCTGGCAACCCATGATCCTCAATCCCAACCGCtgttcatcttcctctccttccaAGCTGTTCACACACCCTTACAATATCCAGATGAGTACATCTACCCCTACCTTGGGCTGGAAAATGTGGCACGCAGGAAGTATGCTGCTATGGTGTCAGCTGTAGATGAAGCGGTTCGTAATATAACATACGCTCTCCGCAAGTATGGATACTATCAGAACAGTGTCATCATTTTCTCTACAGACAATGGAGGTCAGCCCTTGTCTGGTGGAAGTAACTGGCCTCTTAGAGGACGTAAAGGAACCTACTGGGAAGGTGGCATCCGGGGTCTGGGATTCGTCCACAGCCCTCTGTTAAGGAAAAAGAGGAGGGTGAGCAAATCACTGGTGCACATTACTGATTGGTATCCCACATTAGTGGGATTAGCAGGTGGTGATGAGTCCCTCACTGAGGGGGTTGATGGGTATAATGTGTGGGAGGCCATCAGTGAAGGAAAAGAATCACCTAGGCTGGAAATCCTGCACAACATCGACCCTCTGTATAACCATGCACACACTGGCTCCCTGCAGAAAGGATATGGCATTTGGAATACAGCCATTCAGGCCTCCATACGAGCTGGAGATTGGAAACTTCTGACAGGAGACCCTGGTTATGGAGACTGGATTCCACCACAAATACTTCCAGGTTTCCCCAGTAGCTGGTGGAAGCAGGAGCGTCACACACGTCCTCGAAAAACAGTGTGGCTTTTTAACATCTCCGGGGACCCCTATGAACGTTATGACCTTTCTGAGCAGAGACCGGATGTTGTGAAGCAGCTGCTTGCCAGACTGGTGTACTACAATCGCACTGCAGTGCCTGTGAGGTACCCATCAGAGGATCCGCGGGCTGACCCCTATCTGAATGGAGGTGCCTGGGTCCCTTGGGTaggagatgaggaggaggacaaCTGGGGCAGTTTTTTCCAGAAAAAAAGCATGGATTGGAAGAAGAAGCTAAAGCTATCCAAAAGCAGGTCATTTTTCGGGAAACTAAAAACTCGGATCATGTCTAACATAGTATAG